A region of the Deinococcus planocerae genome:
CGGATCGAGGCGATCTCGGGGATGGGCGCCACCCTCGCGGGGAGTGTGACCGCCGCGCTGACCGACGAGAACATGCGGGGGCTCCTGCGCCGCCTGCGTGAGCACGGGGTCAACCCGGTCGAGGAGAGCGTGGAGCGCGGCGCCGCTCTGGCGGGCCTGAACTTCGTGATCACCGGGTCTCTCTCCCGCCCCCGCGAGGAGATCAAGGCCCTGCTGGAGCGCGAGGGCGCCCGCGTGACGGGCAGCGTGACGAAGAAGACCGACTACCTCATCGCCGGGGAGGACGCGGGCAGCAAGCTCGACCGGGCGCGCGAGCTGGAGACGGAGGTGCTGGACGAGGCGGGGCTCGCGGCGCTGCTGGAGGAACGGGGAGTGGTGAGTGGGTAGTGGTCCGTGGTGCTTGCCCCGCTGGGCCACCGGAGTGGCGCACTTGCCAGATGGGGAGGCCGGCATCCACGATCCACCCACCACTGCCCACTGACCACTCACGGCGCAGCCCTCCCCCGCTACACTGTCTCCCGTTGCCGGGCTGCCCCAGAGTCGCGGCCCACCGGAGGCGAGAAGCATGGAAGTGGAGATCAGCAGGAGTGTCCTGACGGACATCGCGCAGACGACCCTCGACGGGATCGAGGGCATCGAGGTCGCGCCCGCGAGCCTCAGGCCCAGCGAGGTCGGGGAGGCCTTACGCCAGCAGGGTGGGGGACCGCGCCGCCCCCGGTCCCTCAGGGTGAGCCGCGACGGGCAGAACGTGACCGTGGACGTGGGATTGAACGTGGAGTACGGGCGCAACCTCGTCGGGGTGGCGCGGCAGGCGCAGCAGGCGGTGGCCGAGAACGTGGAGCTGATGACCGGCCTGAAGGTGCGGGCCGTGAACGTGACGGTGCTGGGCGTGACCCTGCCGAAGGGGAACGCTTGACTCCCCTTCCGCTCCACTCCGGGCCTGCCGGGAATGCGCAGTCATGCCCTGCGTTTCACGAAAGGGGAGCCGGCTCCTGCTCGCTCCGCTCGGGGAAGCAGGCGTCACGCGCCTGCTTCCCGGAGGAAGTATGACCCGCCGCCGCGAGAAAGCCGCCCAGCCCGTCGGCACCCGCCGCGCCGCCCGCGAGTTCGCCTTCCGGGTGCTGTTCGAGGCCGAGCGGGGCAACGTGCCGCTCGACGCCGTGTTCACCCGCGCCGAGGGCGCCATGCGCGAGGGGGACGACACCTTCCCGAAGCTCAACGAGGAGGCCCTCGCTTTTGCGCGGCAGCTCGTGGACGGACTCAGGGACCACCGCGACGACCTCGACGGGACGCTGCACCGCACCATTCGCGGCTGGAGCTTCGAGCAGATGGCCCAGACCGACCTCAACATCCTGCGGCTGGCGACCTTTGAGCTCATGTACACGCCCGAGCCGCACCCGCCCGTCATCGAGAGCGCCGTGCGCATCGCCCGCAAGTTCGGCGGCGAGGACTCGGGCCGCTTCGTGAACGGGGTGCTGGCGGGCCTGAGCCGCGGCCTGAACACTGCCCCGAAGGCCGCGCAGGGGGACGAGGCGGAGGGGCAGGGGTGACGGCCACGACCGCCCGCGTCCTCGCCGGACCCCCCGCCGCGGCGGCGCTGCTCGCCTCCGTCTGCGCCCGCGCCGCCCGGCTGCCCTCCCCGCCGACCCTCGTGATGGTGCGGCTCGGCGACGACCCCGCCAGCGTGAGCTACGTGCGCGGCAAGGACCGCAAGGCGCGCGAGGTGGGGCTCAGGAGCACCGTCCACGCCCTGCCCGAGACGACCCCGCAGGCCGACCTCCTCGCCCTGATCGCCGAGCTGAACGCGGACGAGTCGGTGAACGGCATCCTCGTCCAGCTTCCCCTGCCGCCGCACGTCAACGAGCAGGCCGTCCTCCACGCCATCGACCCGCGCAAGGACGTGGACGGCTTCCACCCGGTCAACGTGGGGGAGCTGTGGGCGGGGCGCGGGGGCCTGACCCCCTGCACGCCCGCCGGGATCATGTTCCTGCTGGAGCACTACGGCATCCCCGTTGCCGGGCAGCGCGCGGTGATCGTGGGCCGCAGCCACATCGTCGGGCGACCGATGGCGGCGCTGCTCCTGAACGCCGACGCGACCGTCACCGTCGCCCACAGTCGCACCCGCGACCTGGGTGCGGTGACGCGGGAGGCCGACCTCCTGATCGCCGCCGTGGGCCGCCCGCACCTGATCACCCCGGAGATGGTGAAGCCGGGGGCGACCGTGATCGACGTGGGCATCAACCGCGTTGTGGACCCTGACGGCAAGGCGCGCCTGACGGGCGACGTCCACCCGGACGTGGCGGGGGTGGCGGGGGCCCTCACACCGGTGCCGGGAGGTGTGGGCCCGATGACGATTGCTCAGCTCCTGGCGAACACGGTGACGGCGGCGTCACGGCAGGCGGCACGCTAGACTCCTTCCCGCGTGTGAACACCTCCTTCGATGACCTCCTCGGGAACCGCTGGCTGTGGACCGCCGTCCTCTCCTCGACGGGCGCGCAGGTCGTCAAAGTTCTCCTGATCCTCCTCGTCGAGCGCCGCTGGCGCCCCA
Encoded here:
- the folD gene encoding bifunctional methylenetetrahydrofolate dehydrogenase/methenyltetrahydrofolate cyclohydrolase FolD, with the translated sequence MTATTARVLAGPPAAAALLASVCARAARLPSPPTLVMVRLGDDPASVSYVRGKDRKAREVGLRSTVHALPETTPQADLLALIAELNADESVNGILVQLPLPPHVNEQAVLHAIDPRKDVDGFHPVNVGELWAGRGGLTPCTPAGIMFLLEHYGIPVAGQRAVIVGRSHIVGRPMAALLLNADATVTVAHSRTRDLGAVTREADLLIAAVGRPHLITPEMVKPGATVIDVGINRVVDPDGKARLTGDVHPDVAGVAGALTPVPGGVGPMTIAQLLANTVTAASRQAAR
- the nusB gene encoding transcription antitermination factor NusB — its product is MTRRREKAAQPVGTRRAAREFAFRVLFEAERGNVPLDAVFTRAEGAMREGDDTFPKLNEEALAFARQLVDGLRDHRDDLDGTLHRTIRGWSFEQMAQTDLNILRLATFELMYTPEPHPPVIESAVRIARKFGGEDSGRFVNGVLAGLSRGLNTAPKAAQGDEAEGQG
- a CDS encoding Asp23/Gls24 family envelope stress response protein; its protein translation is MEVEISRSVLTDIAQTTLDGIEGIEVAPASLRPSEVGEALRQQGGGPRRPRSLRVSRDGQNVTVDVGLNVEYGRNLVGVARQAQQAVAENVELMTGLKVRAVNVTVLGVTLPKGNA